A part of Notolabrus celidotus isolate fNotCel1 chromosome 21, fNotCel1.pri, whole genome shotgun sequence genomic DNA contains:
- the tfec gene encoding transcription factor EC isoform X3 — protein MSRCCVVKVITLTEIQLLQVHSHLENSKFHLHQSQNQQVKQYLTLASAAGQGHNVTHPHTPGQALANVPIMRNGHMPSVSDSSNPNSPVTLLTMANHDSEFPMDEVIDDLISLESGFNDGGLDCMEPNIIMQNNVSLSGSMLDVYGGEQGMNAPNGGMNPTSNPTKLTVKREYTELDTRVMAKERQKKDNHNLIERRRRYNINYRIKELGTLIPKSNDPDMRWNKGTILKASVEYIRWLQKEQQHARELESRQKKLEQANRRLLLRIQELEIQARAHGLPNMATALGTVELSSHLLKQQQQQQQQQQQQSSPQPQQPQQPQQPPLYQEDPNNDYLQRIAGVTGVPSIPSAAGPQDHIQGADGCTTFSDPLSHFTDFFSATLKEEHRLDEILMDDPLSPFGTDPLLSAGSPGGASKDSSRRSSFSSAEGDDP, from the exons ATGAGTCGCTGTTGTGTGGTCAAAGTGATCACCTTGACAGAGATCCAGCTTCTACAG GTACACAGCCACCTGGAGAACTCCAAGTTCCACCTGCACCAAAGCCAGAACCAGCAGGTGAAGCAGTACCTGACGCTGGCGTCGGCGGCTGGGCAGGGCCACAACgttacacatccacacacaccggGCCAGGCGCTGGCCAACGTGCCCATAATGAGGAATGGACACATGCCCTCCGTTAGTGACAGCAGCAACCCCAACAGCCCTGTTACTCTGCTGACTATGGCCAACCATGACAGTGAG tTTCCAATGGATGAAGTTATTGATGACCTAATTAGTCTTGAATCCGGTTTCAATGATGGAGGCTTGGATTGCATGGAGCCTAACATCATAATGCAAAACAAT GTGTCCCTCAGTGGCAGCATGCTGGACGTCTATGGGGGTGAACAAGGTATGAACGCCCCTAATGGCGGAATGAATCCCACATCTAACCCCACAAAGCTCACTGTAAAAAGGGAATACACAG aACTCGACACGAGAGTGATGGCCAAGGAGAGGCAGAAAAAAGACAACCATAATTTGA TTGAAAGAAGACGAAGATACAACATCAACTACAGGATAAAGGAGTTGGGGACGCTCATACCTAAGTCGAATGACCC AGACATGCGCTGGAACAAAGGCACCATCCTGAAGGCCTCGGTGGAGTACATAAGGTGGCTGCAGAAGGAGCAGCAGCACGCTCGGGAGCTGGAGAGCCGACAGAAGAAGCTGGAGCAGGCGAACAGGAGGCTGCTGTTGAGGATCCAG gagcTTGAGATCCAGGCTCGAGCACATGGCCTACCAAACATGGCCACAGCCCTGGGGACAGTTGAACTCTCCTCCCACCTCctcaaacaacaacagcagcaacaacagcagcagcagcaacagtcgTCCCCCCAACCTCAGCAACCCCAGCAGCCCCAGCAGCCACCCCTCTACCAGGAGGACCCCAACAACGACTACCTCCAGAGGATAGCTGGGGTAACCGGTGTCCCATCCATCCCCAGTGCTGCCGGGCCACAGGATCACATCCAAGGCGCGGACGGCTGCACCACTTTCTCCGACCCACTGTCCCACTTCACAGACTTCTTCAGCGCCACGCTCAAGGAGGAGCACCGGCTGGATGAGATCCTGATGGACGACCCACTCTCGCCATTTGGCACCGATCCGCTTCTCTCGGCTGGCTCGCCTGGAGGTGCGTCCAAAGACAGCAGCCGCAGAAGCAGTTTCAGCTCAGCTGAGGGTGACGACCCATAA
- the tfec gene encoding transcription factor EC isoform X4, producing the protein MPHLTDCSYYTMRDATRASNVHSHLENSKFHLHQSQNQQVKQYLTLASAAGQGHNVTHPHTPGQALANVPIMRNGHMPSVSDSSNPNSPVTLLTMANHDSEFPMDEVIDDLISLESGFNDGGLDCMEPNIIMQNNVSLSGSMLDVYGGEQELDTRVMAKERQKKDNHNLIERRRRYNINYRIKELGTLIPKSNDPDMRWNKGTILKASVEYIRWLQKEQQHARELESRQKKLEQANRRLLLRIQELEIQARAHGLPNMATALGTVELSSHLLKQQQQQQQQQQQQSSPQPQQPQQPQQPPLYQEDPNNDYLQRIAGVTGVPSIPSAAGPQDHIQGADGCTTFSDPLSHFTDFFSATLKEEHRLDEILMDDPLSPFGTDPLLSAGSPGGASKDSSRRSSFSSAEGDDP; encoded by the exons ATGCCACACTTAACTGACTGCAGTTACTATACGATGCGGGACGCAACCAGAGCTTCAAAT GTACACAGCCACCTGGAGAACTCCAAGTTCCACCTGCACCAAAGCCAGAACCAGCAGGTGAAGCAGTACCTGACGCTGGCGTCGGCGGCTGGGCAGGGCCACAACgttacacatccacacacaccggGCCAGGCGCTGGCCAACGTGCCCATAATGAGGAATGGACACATGCCCTCCGTTAGTGACAGCAGCAACCCCAACAGCCCTGTTACTCTGCTGACTATGGCCAACCATGACAGTGAG tTTCCAATGGATGAAGTTATTGATGACCTAATTAGTCTTGAATCCGGTTTCAATGATGGAGGCTTGGATTGCATGGAGCCTAACATCATAATGCAAAACAAT GTGTCCCTCAGTGGCAGCATGCTGGACGTCTATGGGGGTGAACAAG aACTCGACACGAGAGTGATGGCCAAGGAGAGGCAGAAAAAAGACAACCATAATTTGA TTGAAAGAAGACGAAGATACAACATCAACTACAGGATAAAGGAGTTGGGGACGCTCATACCTAAGTCGAATGACCC AGACATGCGCTGGAACAAAGGCACCATCCTGAAGGCCTCGGTGGAGTACATAAGGTGGCTGCAGAAGGAGCAGCAGCACGCTCGGGAGCTGGAGAGCCGACAGAAGAAGCTGGAGCAGGCGAACAGGAGGCTGCTGTTGAGGATCCAG gagcTTGAGATCCAGGCTCGAGCACATGGCCTACCAAACATGGCCACAGCCCTGGGGACAGTTGAACTCTCCTCCCACCTCctcaaacaacaacagcagcaacaacagcagcagcagcaacagtcgTCCCCCCAACCTCAGCAACCCCAGCAGCCCCAGCAGCCACCCCTCTACCAGGAGGACCCCAACAACGACTACCTCCAGAGGATAGCTGGGGTAACCGGTGTCCCATCCATCCCCAGTGCTGCCGGGCCACAGGATCACATCCAAGGCGCGGACGGCTGCACCACTTTCTCCGACCCACTGTCCCACTTCACAGACTTCTTCAGCGCCACGCTCAAGGAGGAGCACCGGCTGGATGAGATCCTGATGGACGACCCACTCTCGCCATTTGGCACCGATCCGCTTCTCTCGGCTGGCTCGCCTGGAGGTGCGTCCAAAGACAGCAGCCGCAGAAGCAGTTTCAGCTCAGCTGAGGGTGACGACCCATAA
- the tfec gene encoding transcription factor EC isoform X2, translating into MPHLTDCSYYTMRDATRASNVHSHLENSKFHLHQSQNQQVKQYLTLASAAGQGHNVTHPHTPGQALANVPIMRNGHMPSVSDSSNPNSPVTLLTMANHDSEFPMDEVIDDLISLESGFNDGGLDCMEPNIIMQNNVSLSGSMLDVYGGEQGMNAPNGGMNPTSNPTKLTVKREYTELDTRVMAKERQKKDNHNLIERRRRYNINYRIKELGTLIPKSNDPDMRWNKGTILKASVEYIRWLQKEQQHARELESRQKKLEQANRRLLLRIQELEIQARAHGLPNMATALGTVELSSHLLKQQQQQQQQQQQQSSPQPQQPQQPQQPPLYQEDPNNDYLQRIAGVTGVPSIPSAAGPQDHIQGADGCTTFSDPLSHFTDFFSATLKEEHRLDEILMDDPLSPFGTDPLLSAGSPGGASKDSSRRSSFSSAEGDDP; encoded by the exons ATGCCACACTTAACTGACTGCAGTTACTATACGATGCGGGACGCAACCAGAGCTTCAAAT GTACACAGCCACCTGGAGAACTCCAAGTTCCACCTGCACCAAAGCCAGAACCAGCAGGTGAAGCAGTACCTGACGCTGGCGTCGGCGGCTGGGCAGGGCCACAACgttacacatccacacacaccggGCCAGGCGCTGGCCAACGTGCCCATAATGAGGAATGGACACATGCCCTCCGTTAGTGACAGCAGCAACCCCAACAGCCCTGTTACTCTGCTGACTATGGCCAACCATGACAGTGAG tTTCCAATGGATGAAGTTATTGATGACCTAATTAGTCTTGAATCCGGTTTCAATGATGGAGGCTTGGATTGCATGGAGCCTAACATCATAATGCAAAACAAT GTGTCCCTCAGTGGCAGCATGCTGGACGTCTATGGGGGTGAACAAGGTATGAACGCCCCTAATGGCGGAATGAATCCCACATCTAACCCCACAAAGCTCACTGTAAAAAGGGAATACACAG aACTCGACACGAGAGTGATGGCCAAGGAGAGGCAGAAAAAAGACAACCATAATTTGA TTGAAAGAAGACGAAGATACAACATCAACTACAGGATAAAGGAGTTGGGGACGCTCATACCTAAGTCGAATGACCC AGACATGCGCTGGAACAAAGGCACCATCCTGAAGGCCTCGGTGGAGTACATAAGGTGGCTGCAGAAGGAGCAGCAGCACGCTCGGGAGCTGGAGAGCCGACAGAAGAAGCTGGAGCAGGCGAACAGGAGGCTGCTGTTGAGGATCCAG gagcTTGAGATCCAGGCTCGAGCACATGGCCTACCAAACATGGCCACAGCCCTGGGGACAGTTGAACTCTCCTCCCACCTCctcaaacaacaacagcagcaacaacagcagcagcagcaacagtcgTCCCCCCAACCTCAGCAACCCCAGCAGCCCCAGCAGCCACCCCTCTACCAGGAGGACCCCAACAACGACTACCTCCAGAGGATAGCTGGGGTAACCGGTGTCCCATCCATCCCCAGTGCTGCCGGGCCACAGGATCACATCCAAGGCGCGGACGGCTGCACCACTTTCTCCGACCCACTGTCCCACTTCACAGACTTCTTCAGCGCCACGCTCAAGGAGGAGCACCGGCTGGATGAGATCCTGATGGACGACCCACTCTCGCCATTTGGCACCGATCCGCTTCTCTCGGCTGGCTCGCCTGGAGGTGCGTCCAAAGACAGCAGCCGCAGAAGCAGTTTCAGCTCAGCTGAGGGTGACGACCCATAA
- the tfec gene encoding transcription factor EC isoform X5 — protein sequence MRNGHMPSVSDSSNPNSPVTLLTMANHDSEFPMDEVIDDLISLESGFNDGGLDCMEPNIIMQNNVSLSGSMLDVYGGEQGMNAPNGGMNPTSNPTKLTVKREYTELDTRVMAKERQKKDNHNLIERRRRYNINYRIKELGTLIPKSNDPDMRWNKGTILKASVEYIRWLQKEQQHARELESRQKKLEQANRRLLLRIQELEIQARAHGLPNMATALGTVELSSHLLKQQQQQQQQQQQQSSPQPQQPQQPQQPPLYQEDPNNDYLQRIAGVTGVPSIPSAAGPQDHIQGADGCTTFSDPLSHFTDFFSATLKEEHRLDEILMDDPLSPFGTDPLLSAGSPGGASKDSSRRSSFSSAEGDDP from the exons ATGAGGAATGGACACATGCCCTCCGTTAGTGACAGCAGCAACCCCAACAGCCCTGTTACTCTGCTGACTATGGCCAACCATGACAGTGAG tTTCCAATGGATGAAGTTATTGATGACCTAATTAGTCTTGAATCCGGTTTCAATGATGGAGGCTTGGATTGCATGGAGCCTAACATCATAATGCAAAACAAT GTGTCCCTCAGTGGCAGCATGCTGGACGTCTATGGGGGTGAACAAGGTATGAACGCCCCTAATGGCGGAATGAATCCCACATCTAACCCCACAAAGCTCACTGTAAAAAGGGAATACACAG aACTCGACACGAGAGTGATGGCCAAGGAGAGGCAGAAAAAAGACAACCATAATTTGA TTGAAAGAAGACGAAGATACAACATCAACTACAGGATAAAGGAGTTGGGGACGCTCATACCTAAGTCGAATGACCC AGACATGCGCTGGAACAAAGGCACCATCCTGAAGGCCTCGGTGGAGTACATAAGGTGGCTGCAGAAGGAGCAGCAGCACGCTCGGGAGCTGGAGAGCCGACAGAAGAAGCTGGAGCAGGCGAACAGGAGGCTGCTGTTGAGGATCCAG gagcTTGAGATCCAGGCTCGAGCACATGGCCTACCAAACATGGCCACAGCCCTGGGGACAGTTGAACTCTCCTCCCACCTCctcaaacaacaacagcagcaacaacagcagcagcagcaacagtcgTCCCCCCAACCTCAGCAACCCCAGCAGCCCCAGCAGCCACCCCTCTACCAGGAGGACCCCAACAACGACTACCTCCAGAGGATAGCTGGGGTAACCGGTGTCCCATCCATCCCCAGTGCTGCCGGGCCACAGGATCACATCCAAGGCGCGGACGGCTGCACCACTTTCTCCGACCCACTGTCCCACTTCACAGACTTCTTCAGCGCCACGCTCAAGGAGGAGCACCGGCTGGATGAGATCCTGATGGACGACCCACTCTCGCCATTTGGCACCGATCCGCTTCTCTCGGCTGGCTCGCCTGGAGGTGCGTCCAAAGACAGCAGCCGCAGAAGCAGTTTCAGCTCAGCTGAGGGTGACGACCCATAA